Sequence from the Undibacterium piscinae genome:
ACGACTAGCTAACATAACTGCTCCAACGCTTGTGTTGCATGGGTCAGACGACCCACTGGTTCCGCCGGAGGCTGGGAAGGACACTGCGGCCAATATCCAAGGCGCTGAACTACGCATCGTCGAGGGGATGGGCCACGATTTTCCACCCTCGCTATTTAGATTTTTGGCCGGAGTTATCGCAGATAACGCACGCCGCGCGCGCCAGACCTTTTAAATGCATATTGGCCCCGACGGCGCGCTTCGCCAAGACGGTCATCAGCCGCCGAGGCACTGAGAAACTCGAGGATTCTGAAATTGTCGTGAATTAGGGCCTAAAAGGACCAAATAGAAAATGGAAGCAACAATACCAAAATTCCTGTATGCGCAAATTATTCGAGCTAAGCATCTGACACCGTTCATGATGGCTCGGTCAACGACTGCTTCTGGCCGTGTGGTCGGCCATCGGAAAAATGTCAATGCCACTTAACACCCTACTGCTCCATCCGAATCGAATCCTGTAATTCCGCGTCACTGCGTTTGTGATCACTACCAAATATATGGTTGAGCACATAATCATTGTGCATCGCACGATTATCTCTTCAAGGCAATATTTAAAATATCGACGTTGAAAGTACGCCGTATTTTCGCGTTTTTACGCATCCATTAATTACAGGCAAATCCAGACTGAGTGCTGTCAAGAGGTGATTCAATAAGCTGAAATGACAAGCCGATCTTTTCGACGTAATGCACCAAGTCCTAAGACCATCAGCAATACGAGTGCAAGGAACGGAAGCGTCGCCAGGTTCAGCGAACGCCAACCCCAATTATTTAGCAGCCCTCCTGCAGAAAGAGAGGCAAGGCTTACCGCCCCGAACATCAGGAAGTCATGCGTAGCTTGAATTTTTGCTCGTTCGGCTGGGCGGTAGGCTTCGGTTAGCAGCGTGGTACCACCAATGAACAAAAAATTCCACCCCACACCCAACAGGGTCAAGCCGGAAAGGAAATGCAGAAATTCAATGCCAGTCAATGCAATGGCTACGTGCCCACTTAACAAGGCAATGCCCAGCATCATGATTGGCAGTACACCAAATCGACGAATCAGATTGCCGGTAAAAAAAGAGGGAACGAACATGCCTAGCACGTGCCACTGAATTACTGTGGCTGCAGCGCCCAAAGGCTGACCACAAATTTGCATCGCCAATGGTGTGGCTGTCATGACCATGATCATCACGGCGTATCCAACCGATGAACTGGCCATTGCTGTCAGAAATACCGGTTGCCGCATTATTTCCAGTAGAGTTCGTGAAGATCCGTGGCTTTCAGCAATCACAAACGTAGGCAAACTCAGGCGTGTGACCAACAACAACGCTATCAAACTCACAGCGGATAACGCGAAATAACTCAACATGAACGGCACCGAGCCAATTCCCTGTGTCACTCTAACGATATTCGGCCCGGCAAGCGCTGCAACAACTCCACCGGCGATGACCCAAGAGATAGCCCGGCTTTTGAAATCGGCACTGGCCACATCCGCTGCAGCAAACCGATAGTATTGTGCAAAAGCTTGATAGCCTCCCATCAATGCGTTGGCGAAGACAAATAGCCAGAAATGACCAAGCCAGATGGCTGCGCCTGCGGTAAGCCCTGCCAGGCAACCTAACGACGTGCCTAACAAAAAACCATTCTTGCGGCTAAAACGTTGCATCAGCATTGAGGCAGGAATCATGGAGGCCGCTGCTCCTACCATCATCATGGCAATCGGCAGGGTGGCCAAACGTTTGTCCGCTGCGAGATTCAAACCAACCAAGCCGGAAAGCGTGATCACCATGACTGAAGCTGTTTGAAACAGTGCTTGCATACTTGCAAGTAAGAAGACATTGCGCTTTTCTACGGAGGTGAGATTCATGATGCTTTTCTTTCTTCAGATCCAAATAATTGAACCTGCATGGTACTGAAATAAGCAATAAAAATGCCCCCAAGTGACGAATTGAAGAATAAGTAGAGTGAGTCGTATAGCACGACGACTAAATGGTAGATTTACCTCGAAAGTTATTCGCT
This genomic interval carries:
- a CDS encoding MFS transporter, with protein sequence MNLTSVEKRNVFLLASMQALFQTASVMVITLSGLVGLNLAADKRLATLPIAMMMVGAAASMIPASMLMQRFSRKNGFLLGTSLGCLAGLTAGAAIWLGHFWLFVFANALMGGYQAFAQYYRFAAADVASADFKSRAISWVIAGGVVAALAGPNIVRVTQGIGSVPFMLSYFALSAVSLIALLLVTRLSLPTFVIAESHGSSRTLLEIMRQPVFLTAMASSSVGYAVMIMVMTATPLAMQICGQPLGAAATVIQWHVLGMFVPSFFTGNLIRRFGVLPIMMLGIALLSGHVAIALTGIEFLHFLSGLTLLGVGWNFLFIGGTTLLTEAYRPAERAKIQATHDFLMFGAVSLASLSAGGLLNNWGWRSLNLATLPFLALVLLMVLGLGALRRKDRLVISAY